A window from Seriola aureovittata isolate HTS-2021-v1 ecotype China chromosome 14, ASM2101889v1, whole genome shotgun sequence encodes these proteins:
- the ccar1 gene encoding cell division cycle and apoptosis regulator protein 1 has protein sequence MAQFGGQKNPPWATQFATTAVSQPGHSGQSLDLNSLHSLGVQQPSILGASPSVYSQQSALAAASLSNQSAANYQLSQQTAALQQQAAAAAAAALQQSQINTALQQYQQQQQQQQQQQQQQQPPQQPPQQQLYNVPHQLPQPQQALLSQPPVALPTSLSLSNPQQTAQITVSYPTPRSSHQQQTQPQKQRVFTGVVNKLHDTFGFVDEDVFFQLSAVKGKTPQVGDRVLVEAVYNPNMPFKWNAQRIQTLPQLANQSHQQQPQPLPQASPQLGSLYNEPGMQLRYSDMHSTADNRQNSQPQAPNMMKAAPTMLQSLPPPTTFSVPAQAPPPSLLQAQLSAASLAPLLQNPPQPLLPQPPPKDVFTGGLLQPPVRMMPQPQPVRRIEPPPRFPSRNDRGPELILRTKEERSRDRDRERRRSRERSPTRKRSRDRSPRRDRSPRRPRRVVPRYTVQFSKFSLDGSSCDMMELRRRYQSLYIPSDFFDAVFTWVDAFPLTRPFLFSNACNFHIMHKEVDPLVKNTAVLDPPDANHTYSAKVMLLANPSIEELYHKSCALAEDPQEMRDSFQHPARLIKFLVGMRGKDEAMAIGGHWSPSLDGADPEKDPSVLIKTAIRCCKALTGIDLSLCTQWYRFAEIRYHRPEETHKGRTVPAHVETVVLFLPDVWHCLPTRSEWEVLSRRLREQLAEKLSAERKEADGEQEEEEKDDDESKDVSNPTHWAKLDPKSMKVNDLRKELDCRSLSSKGLKSQLIARLTKQLKVEEQVEESKEPEKPETKVAEEEEPSRTEEDREEEERKRLEEIERQRRERRYILPDEPTILVHPNWAAKNGKFDCSVMSLSVLLDYRLEDNKEHSFEVSLFAELFNEMLQRDFGYRIYKALAAFPAKDDKKEKEKKAKKEAEKKEVEKREIKKEKEEENEEPAVKKTKEDDDDRRKCDEKAVKKEESRDEEENEDDGSAANAEEYDPMEAEDADDDDDDDKDDDDSNDRDRKDRKDDRKSSKERSSKDKEKKQMVTHNRELLMAFVYFDQSHCGYLLERDLEEILYTLGLHLSRAQTKKLLNKPVVRESCYYRKLTDRGKDEPIPSFNEAQIENLLGNRGLLPAPKVRAQSEASESGNLIVYNGAMVDVGSMMQKLEKSEKAREEIEQKLMVQDAKMDEDAKAKAQLEQANKTLSRELEEVKSSLSQTEQTLKAAEEQRTIYHDHISKTSNTLMSTVKGLLAVLKKDQEVDESGDEVTGDHIRMSQTNGADE, from the exons ATGGCCCAGTTTGGGGGACAGAAGAATCCGCCCTGGGCGACTCAGTTTGCCACCACAGCGGTGTCCCAGCCGGGTCACTCAGGACAGTCTCTTGACCTCAACAGCCTGCACT ctctgggTGTGCAGCAGCCATCTATTCTGGGAGCATCTCCCTCTGTTTACTCTCAGCAGTCAGCCTTAGCTGCAGCCTCTCTCAGCAACCAGTCTGCTGCAAACTATCAGCTGTCTCAGCAAACTGCTGCCTTGCAGCAgcaagctgcagcagctgctgcagcggCACTACAGCAG TCTCAGATCAATACAGCTCTCCagcagtatcagcagcagcagcaacaacagcagcaacaacagcaacagcagcaacctCCCCAGCAACCCCCTCAACAGCAACTGTACAATGTACCTCATCAG CTCCCACAGCCTCAACAGGCACTGCTTTCTCAG CCCCCTGTCGCTCTGCCCACCAGCTTGAGCCTCTCCAATCCCCAGCAGACAGCCCAGATTACTGTGTCCTACCCAACACCACGTTCAAGTCACCAACAGCAGACGCAGCCACAAAAGCAGCGAGTCTTCACTGGTGTTGTCAACAAGCTACATGACACATTTGGCTTTGTAGATGAAGATGTCTTCTTTCAGCTAAG tgcTGTAAAGGGGAAGACCCCCCAGGTGGGTGACAGGGTCCTAGTGGAAGCCGTGTACAACCCAAATATGCCCTTCAAGTGGAACGCCCAACGCATCCAGACCTTACCTCAGCTAGCAAACCAGTCG catcagcagcagcctcagcctTTACCTCAAGCTTCCCCACAGCTCGGCAGCCTTTACAATGAGCCAGGGATGCAGCTGCGCTACTCAGACATGCACTCCACTGCGGACAACAGACAAAAT AGCCAACCTCAAGCTCCTAACATGATGAAAGCAGCCCCCACCATGCTGCAGTCGCTACCTCCCCCAACCACATTCAGTGTTCCGGCCCAGgctccccctccttccctcctgcaGGCCCAGCTGTCTGCTGCCTCTCTGGCCCCTCTCCTCCAAAACCCTCCTCAGCCTCTGCTGCCACAGCCTCCGCCCAAAG ATGTGTTTACGGGGGGTCTGCTTCAGCCCCCAGTGAGGATGATGCCACAGCCGCAGCCTGTCCGACGGATTGAACCTCCACCTCGTTTCCCCAGTCGCAATGATCGAGGCCCTGAGCTCATCCTCAGGACTAAAGAAGAACGCAG CCGAGACAGAGACCGTGAACGCAGGCGATCGAGAGAGCGCTCACCTACACGCAAACGCTCCAGGGACCGCTCACCGAGACGTGACCGCTCACCAAGACGGCCTCGCAGGGTTGTGCCTCGCTATACTGTCCAGTTTTCCAAGTTCAGCTTAGATGG ctccagctgtgaCATGATGGAGCTGAGGAGGCGCTATCAGAGCCTCTACATTCCCAGTGACTTCTTTGATGCTGTCTTCACCTGGGTGGATGCCTTTCCTCTGACACGCCCCTTCCTGTTTAGTAATGCCTGTAATTTCCACATCATGCACAAAGAGGTGGATCCTCTAGTCAAGAATACAGCTGTGCTTGACCCTCCTGATGCCAACCACACCTACAGTGCTAAG GTGATGCTGCTGGCTAATCCCAGTATAGAGGAGCTCTACCACAAGTCCTGTGCTCTGGCAGAAGACCCCCAGGAAATGAGAGACTCCTTCCAACATCCTGCTAGACTTATTAAG TTTTTGGTGGGAATGAGAGGTAAAGATGAGGCCATGGCCATTGGCGGTCACTGGTCTCCCTCTCTGGATGGAGCTGACCCAGAGAAGGATCCCTCAGTCCTCATAAAGACAGCCATACGCTGTTGCAAGGCACTCACAGGAATAGACCTTAGTCTGTGCACTCAGTG GTATCGTTTTGCAGAGATTCGCTATCATCGGCCGGAGGAGACACACAAGGGGCGGACAGTCCCTGctcatgtggagacagtggttTTGTTTCTTCCGGATGTTTGGCATTGTCTTCCTACCCGCTCAGAGTGGGAGGTGCTGTCACGGCGACTCCGGGAGCAGCTGGCTGAGAAGCTGTCGGCCGAGCGAAAGGAGGCGGATGGAGAACAG gaggaagaggagaaggatgatgatgaatcGAAGGACGTCAGTAATCCCACTCACTGGGCTAAACTTGACCCGAAATCAATGAAG GTAAATGACCTGCGGAAGGAACTTGATTGTCGCTCTCTAAGTTCTAAGGGGTTAAAGTCGCAGTTGATTGCTCGCCTCACAAAGCAGCTGAAGgtggaggagcaggtggaggagtcCAAGGAGCCCGAGAAACCAGAGACCAAAGttgctgaggaagaggagccatCTCGCactgaggaagacagagag gaggaggaaaggaagaggcTGGAGGAGATTGAACGCCAGCGGAGAGAAAGGCGCTACATCCTCCCTGATGAGCCCACCATCCTCGTACACCCTAACTGGGCAGCCAAAAATGGCAAATTTGACTGTAGTGTCATGTCCCTGAGTGTGCTCCTGGACTACAGACTGGAAGACAACAAGGAGCACTCTTTTGAG GTCTCCCTATTTGCTGAGCTGTTTAACGAGATGCTACAGAGAGACTTTGGCTATCGCATATATAAAGCCCTTGCTGCTTTTCCTGCCAAAGATGacaagaaggaaaaggagaagaaagccaaaaaagaggcagaaaagaaagaggttGAGAAGCGTgaaataaagaaggaaaaagaagaggaaaatgaagaacCAGCAGTGAAGAAGACcaaagaggatgatgatgataggAGGAAG TGCGATGAAAAGGCTGTGAAAAAGGAGGAGTCtcgtgatgaagaggagaacgAAGATGATGGCAGTGCAGCCAATGCTGAAGAATACGACCCCATGGAGGCTGAAGATGcagatgatgacgatgatgatg acaaggatgatgatgactctaatgacagagacaggaaagacCGCAAGGACGACCGCAAGTCATCAAAAGAGAGGTCCTCTAAAGACAAG GAGAAGAAGCAGATGGTCACACACAACAGGGAGCTGTTGATGGCGTTTGTGTACTTTGACCAGAGCCACTGTGGCTATTTGCTGGAGAGGGACTTGGAGGAGATCTTGTACACACTCGGACTACACTTGTCTCGTGCTCAG ACAAAGAAGCTGTTGAACAAACCGGTGGTCAGAGAGTCTTGTTACTACCGTAAATTGACAGACAGGGGAAAGGATGAACCTATTCCCTCCTTTAATGAAGCCCAGATAGAAAACCTCTTAG GTAACCGAGGACTACTTCCTGCTCCCAAAGTTCGTGCTCAGtcggaggccagtgagtctgGTAATCTGATCGTCTATAATGGAGCCATGGTCGACGTCGGCAGCATGATGCAGAAACTGGAGAAGAGTGAGAAGGCAAGAGAGGAAATAGAACAGAAACTCATGGTGCAGGATGCCAAAATGG ATGAAGATGCAAAGGCTAAAGCACAGTTGGAGCAAGCTAACAAAACCTTGTCcagggagctggaggaggtgaaaaGCAGTCTCAGCCAAACTGAGCAGACGCTCAAGGccgcagaggagcagaggacgATCTACCACGACCACATTAGCAAGACGTCCAACACCTTGATGTCCACTGTCAAAGGCCTATTGGCAGTGCTGAAAAAG gaTCAGGAAGTAGACGAGTCTGGTGACGAAGTCACTGGTGATCACATTAGGATGTCTCAAACGAACGGCGCTGATGAATGA